The genomic DNA AGTGGAAGTGGAAGTGCAAGCAAGGGCATCAAGTTTCTGAAGAGGACACTATCCTTCACAGATGTAACAGCTGTTCCTAAAGGCTACTTAGCTGTCTCTGTGGGTAAGGAGGAGAAGAGATACAAGATACCAATGGACTACCTTAGCCACCAAGCTTTCCACGCATTGTTGCGTGAAGCAGAAGAAGAGTTTGGGTTTCAACAAGCTGGTGTGTTGAAGATTCCTTGCGAAGTTGCTGTCTTCGAGAGCATTTTGAAGATAATGGAGGACAACAAGAGTGATGCGTACCTGACCACACAGGAGTGTAGGTTCAATGCAACGACTGAGGAAGTGGTAAGCTACCGTCATCCTTCGGATATCCCTAGGACTCCATCTCATCAACCTCACAGTCCGATGTGCAGAtaacttttctttgttttgttttgatttgctTGTTGATTGCTTTGAaccattcttcttcctcttccccaTGTTCCCACATTTTCACTTGGGGATTTGAACTTGTGTACTCTGCAACTTCAAAGAATGAGAGACAGAGATTTTTGAATAATGAAATGTATAAATGGATCattgaaaaaaattgaaaacctgaaaagttctcttttttttcttcatataaAGTGAATCAAGAAAGTAAAATAAAGCTCCTTGTTCATCAGTAGATCATCTACTGTAGATGCATTCAAAGCAAATTCACAATACAATCTCCCTCTTTCACCACCTCTCTCTCTTCCATTCTAGGCAAATTCTAGATCTTTGttattttgatatatcataAAGAGTACTCTATCATAAAAGTCAATCCTTCATCTAAGAGGACAACACCTACGAATTAATGTATCACATTCACATGGGAAGTGTAAGAGTGAATAATCATAAACATCTACAAGGTCTAGTTTCCTTTTTCAACATCTGCATTGTCCTCTAAATAGAAATCAAACATACATCAGCACAAGAAGTGGTGGTGCAATGGTAAGCTTGCTCTAGTGGCCAGAGCATATTAGGGCATCCCAAAGTTCGATATCATCTTAAGTTACACAAAACCATTGCACTATTCATATGGAAGTTTTAGGTCACATGGTTCGGTTTAAGAGACCTTGatacaaaaagacaaaaaggttcatgtttctaaatatgcatatcattttttcttttaccgGAAACTACCCATGTGTATTGATGTTGCAGTTGTGCCAAGTAATCAGAGGTTTAACATAAACTAATGGAGTAACTAACATCAATTATATTAGtgtgaaaaaaaagaagataaagagTACCTACGCCATTGTACTTTTTAATCATCAAGTGGGAGACTGGTTGTTAAAAAGTTGTATATAGATTAGCAAATTTACAGTCTCCTATGCTTACAATCGAAACGATAATATCTATAATTAGTGAATAAAATAACAGAGTCACAGCATCACATGCAACAATTTCTCTAAATTAAGCACCCTCATTATTGAAATCACATGCAATTAAGAGATTTATCCCTAACAGAGTACGGCAAATCCAAAAGGAATGATCTTGGTA from Raphanus sativus cultivar WK10039 unplaced genomic scaffold, ASM80110v3 Scaffold3156, whole genome shotgun sequence includes the following:
- the LOC108840938 gene encoding protein SMALL AUXIN UP-REGULATED RNA 51-like yields the protein MSSSDSTMEAKKSNKIREIVKLQQILKKWRKAAHASKQANNKIDDEENSSKLNRSGSGSASKGIKFLKRTLSFTDVTAVPKGYLAVSVGKEEKRYKIPMDYLSHQAFHALLREAEEEFGFQQAGVLKIPCEVAVFESILKIMEDNKSDAYLTTQECRFNATTEEVVSYRHPSDIPRTPSHQPHSPMCR